A window from Hymenobacter volaticus encodes these proteins:
- a CDS encoding acyltransferase family protein has protein sequence MDKSTPRLISTNSSLFLDTLRLSAALIVAIFHAYIMWFPEKDSTTTPLFNISHAAVVVFFVLSGYVIAYTTTINNRGSLQYAQARLSRLYSVVLPALLITGITELIVQYTNSDLHAMYSRGSSIPRYILSGSFLNEIWFFSAAPPMNSPLWSLSYEFWYYIIFGLWFFRTTGWKSTALLLLACFIAGPKILLMMPIWLAGYAAYRLPKLNISPTKSWVFVFIAVCATVATVVYVPIFPRPIGTPPLFFANQFVTDWVNGLFFAVALWFLPLSKHVVPSGNWVASFRKVADLTFPIYVLHNPLLILSRVVLGYEKNSITHMWQNLIVVLIVSAIIGVFLEKYRPLWSKSFGTLLGLKSKLKRAYA, from the coding sequence ATGGATAAATCAACACCTCGTTTAATCAGCACGAATTCGAGTTTATTTCTCGATACTTTAAGACTATCTGCTGCTTTAATTGTAGCTATTTTCCACGCCTATATTATGTGGTTTCCTGAAAAGGATAGTACCACCACACCATTATTTAATATATCGCACGCCGCAGTTGTAGTATTCTTTGTGCTCTCAGGGTACGTTATTGCTTATACCACAACTATCAACAATCGTGGCAGTCTGCAGTACGCTCAAGCCCGATTGAGCCGGCTGTATTCGGTGGTTTTACCTGCCCTACTTATTACTGGTATCACAGAGCTTATTGTACAATACACGAACTCGGACTTACATGCTATGTACTCTAGGGGTTCGTCGATACCTCGTTACATATTGTCTGGTAGTTTCTTAAACGAAATATGGTTTTTTTCGGCGGCGCCACCTATGAACTCGCCGTTGTGGTCGCTTAGCTATGAGTTCTGGTACTATATAATTTTTGGTTTGTGGTTTTTTCGCACTACGGGCTGGAAATCAACTGCCCTCTTGCTGCTTGCATGTTTCATTGCCGGCCCCAAAATCCTGCTAATGATGCCCATTTGGCTAGCTGGATATGCCGCATACCGGTTGCCTAAGCTTAACATCAGTCCCACCAAATCGTGGGTTTTTGTATTCATTGCTGTGTGTGCGACTGTGGCCACCGTGGTCTACGTACCCATCTTTCCTCGCCCGATAGGCACGCCGCCCCTCTTCTTTGCTAACCAGTTTGTTACTGACTGGGTCAATGGACTCTTCTTTGCTGTTGCACTATGGTTTTTGCCGTTAAGCAAACACGTAGTACCTTCTGGAAATTGGGTGGCTTCATTTCGTAAGGTTGCCGATCTTACTTTCCCAATTTATGTACTTCATAATCCGCTATTAATATTATCGCGTGTTGTTTTAGGTTATGAAAAAAACAGCATCACTCACATGTGGCAAAATCTCATCGTGGTTCTAATAGTTTCTGCTATTATTGGTGTATTTCTAGAAAAATATCGTCCTCTTTGGTCAAAGTCTTTCGGAACACTTCTTGGTTTAAAGAGCAAGCTCAAACGAGCTTATGCCTAA
- the cmoA gene encoding carboxy-S-adenosyl-L-methionine synthase CmoA produces MLENSEKNTDEVFKEEIKKASDFKFSAKVAGVFDDMVNRSVPYYGEIQRMISELAGDHAQEGTNVYDLGCSTGTTMIGMDVSVPSDIKFIGIDDAAEMLEKCDGKLKEAGVVRPYELQVADLHQGAQIHNASVVVLCLTLQFIRPIHRERLLKSIIDGMVPNGVLILVEKILTEDSVFNRDYIKYYYNYKRRNHYSEMEISQKREALENVLIPYKLSENIHMLREAGFGSCEVFFKWYNFSGLIAIKK; encoded by the coding sequence ATGTTAGAAAACTCTGAAAAAAATACTGATGAAGTATTTAAGGAGGAAATAAAGAAGGCATCTGATTTTAAATTCAGTGCTAAGGTTGCCGGCGTCTTCGATGATATGGTTAACCGTTCTGTTCCTTATTATGGAGAAATCCAAAGGATGATTTCTGAGCTTGCCGGCGACCATGCGCAAGAAGGTACCAATGTGTATGACCTTGGCTGCTCGACCGGAACTACCATGATAGGAATGGACGTTTCGGTGCCTTCTGATATCAAATTTATTGGTATCGATGACGCTGCCGAAATGTTGGAGAAGTGTGATGGTAAATTGAAAGAAGCTGGTGTGGTAAGACCCTACGAACTACAAGTAGCTGACTTACATCAGGGTGCACAAATACATAATGCATCGGTAGTTGTATTGTGCCTCACATTGCAATTTATTCGGCCTATTCACCGTGAAAGATTACTAAAATCAATCATTGACGGTATGGTTCCGAACGGTGTGTTAATATTAGTTGAGAAAATATTAACTGAAGACAGTGTCTTCAACCGAGATTATATAAAGTATTACTACAATTACAAGCGCCGTAACCACTACAGTGAAATGGAAATCTCTCAAAAGAGAGAAGCCTTAGAAAACGTTCTTATTCCTTATAAGCTGAGCGAAAACATTCATATGCTGCGAGAAGCCGGCTTTGGCTCCTGTGAGGTCTTCTTTAAGTGGTATAATTTCTCAGGCCTCATCGCAATTAAAAAGTAA
- a CDS encoding methyltransferase family protein, which yields MISIGNFFFKYRNQLFIFLYAALFIPSPPLFTPEVFGEHYYVWPIAIGLIVTVTGQLIRGASIGLVYIVRGGKDKKVYAEDLVTQGMFNHCRNPLYVGNILMLVGVGILCNSLIYMTVFIPLFLFIYQAIVLAEEKFLRGKFGTQFDAYCSRVNRWLINPVGLGDTFSSHDFSASRWILKEYNTQFVWLVGITLILLMRYPELTHSDENLRNTLLGVALGALTFLYLLVKYLKKSGKWAAE from the coding sequence ATGATTTCAATAGGCAATTTTTTCTTTAAGTACAGAAATCAGCTCTTTATCTTTCTGTATGCAGCGTTGTTTATTCCTTCACCACCATTGTTCACACCCGAAGTATTTGGTGAACATTATTACGTTTGGCCAATTGCTATTGGTCTCATTGTAACCGTAACAGGGCAGCTTATTCGGGGGGCATCCATCGGGTTGGTTTATATTGTGCGCGGTGGTAAAGACAAAAAAGTATATGCCGAAGACCTAGTAACTCAGGGCATGTTCAATCACTGCCGGAACCCGCTGTATGTTGGCAATATCTTGATGCTGGTAGGAGTAGGAATTTTGTGCAACTCACTTATTTATATGACGGTTTTTATTCCGTTGTTCTTGTTTATATACCAAGCTATTGTACTAGCCGAAGAGAAATTCTTGCGCGGCAAGTTCGGCACGCAGTTCGATGCTTATTGTTCGCGGGTTAACCGGTGGTTGATCAATCCGGTGGGCTTAGGTGACACGTTTAGCAGTCATGATTTCAGTGCTAGCCGCTGGATTTTGAAAGAATACAACACCCAGTTTGTGTGGCTGGTAGGTATCACGCTTATATTATTGATGCGTTATCCAGAACTAACTCATTCTGATGAAAATCTGCGGAATACATTGTTGGGTGTTGCTCTCGGCGCTCTAACATTTCTTTACCTGCTGGTTAAGTACCTGAAAAAGTCAGGTAAGTGGGCAGCGGAGTAA
- a CDS encoding serpin family protein: MQQITTRAIWRGVAGAALLLSACQKDSVTPDNTPNLRPLTAAEVKTVSSSNDFAFRSFSVLRSKDAASNLFISPLSISSAITMTYNGADGTTKQAIKETLGFAPQTDTEINESFKMLSELLTTIDKTVTFSTANSIWHNQMYQLQAPFVQKNETYFGATMKGLDFKSANAKDAINNWVKSKTNGKIESIVDNISADDVMYLVNAIYFKGTWTYQFDKKLTQRADFRKEDGSNVSTDFMTLSNGQYNYYADATKQVVDLPYGNKQFSMTLVLPVGSKTVADITPELNSTNLNTWLTSARSSSLELRLPKFKMQYEKELKQALTQLGMGIAFTNQANFSQMVQASNQQFAISEVKHKTYLDVNEEGTEAAAATSVGIITTSLPQAIIANRPFVFLIREKSSNAILFIGQLMAP; the protein is encoded by the coding sequence ATGCAACAGATTACTACCCGAGCTATCTGGCGAGGAGTGGCCGGAGCCGCTTTATTGCTTTCTGCTTGCCAGAAAGACTCGGTAACGCCCGACAACACGCCCAATCTGCGGCCGCTGACGGCGGCAGAAGTGAAAACCGTGAGCAGTTCCAATGACTTCGCCTTCCGCAGCTTCTCTGTGCTCCGATCCAAAGACGCCGCTAGCAACCTGTTCATCTCGCCGCTGAGCATCTCGTCGGCCATCACCATGACTTACAATGGGGCCGATGGCACTACCAAGCAAGCCATCAAGGAAACGCTAGGCTTCGCGCCCCAGACCGACACCGAAATCAATGAGTCGTTTAAGATGCTGTCGGAGTTGCTGACTACCATCGATAAGACCGTAACGTTCTCGACGGCCAACTCCATCTGGCACAACCAAATGTATCAGCTCCAGGCACCTTTTGTGCAGAAGAACGAGACTTACTTCGGGGCTACCATGAAGGGGCTGGATTTTAAATCAGCCAATGCCAAAGATGCCATCAACAATTGGGTGAAGAGCAAGACCAATGGCAAGATTGAAAGCATTGTAGACAACATCAGCGCCGACGATGTCATGTATCTGGTCAATGCCATCTACTTCAAAGGCACCTGGACCTACCAGTTCGACAAGAAGCTCACCCAGCGGGCCGACTTTCGCAAAGAAGATGGCAGCAACGTTTCGACGGATTTTATGACCCTGAGCAATGGCCAGTATAACTACTATGCCGACGCTACCAAACAAGTAGTGGACTTACCGTACGGCAACAAACAGTTCAGCATGACGCTGGTGCTACCAGTGGGCTCTAAAACGGTGGCCGACATCACGCCGGAACTAAACAGCACTAATCTTAACACTTGGCTAACTAGTGCCCGCTCTAGCAGCCTCGAACTACGCTTGCCAAAATTCAAGATGCAGTATGAGAAAGAGCTAAAACAAGCTCTTACCCAGTTAGGAATGGGAATAGCGTTTACCAATCAAGCTAACTTCAGCCAGATGGTGCAAGCCTCCAACCAGCAATTTGCCATCAGTGAAGTGAAGCACAAGACCTACCTTGACGTGAACGAAGAAGGCACTGAGGCAGCAGCAGCAACATCAGTGGGCATTATCACGACTTCTTTGCCACAAGCTATTATCGCCAACCGGCCCTTCGTGTTCCTGATTCGCGAGAAATCGTCTAACGCTATTCTGTTCATCGGCCAGTTGATGGCCCCTTAA
- a CDS encoding ABC transporter ATP-binding protein: MSWISSVLTKISAKAPRREDKPALTVRERFSALKNLPEFLRLIWQTSPTLTLSNVGLRLLRAALPVAMLYIGQLILDTVVQLSRQPASTRLLAPVLTLVALEFGLAILSDAFGRGVALLDSLLGDLFANRTSVRLMEHAAELDLDQFEDSAFYDKLERARRQTVSRTVLMAQVLSQAQDAITMAFLAFGLVAFNPWLLLLLLVAVIPAFLGESHFNERSYSLIHGWTPERRELDYLRQTGASDETAKEVKIFGLSEFLIERFKLLSDEFYHKNKDLVVRRASWGTFFAAVGAAGYYAAYVYIISQAVRGQISIGQLTFLAGSFGRMRGLLEGILSRFSSVADGALYLQDFFDFFHLKPRIIRPDATQFVRPFPRPIQEGFVFENVGFKYRNAEKWALRDLNFQLRAGEKLALVGENGAGKTTLVKLLSRLYDPTEGRILLDGYDLREYDPAELRQEIGVIFQDFVRFQLPAGQNLAVGRIEEKENRPRIEQAAAQSLADSVIAKLPQGYDQMIGRRFNGGVDLSGGEWQKIALGRAYMRDAQLLILDEPTAALDARAEYEVFQRFNDLTRGKTAVLISHRFSTVRMADRILVIEHGKSVEIGSHEELLARGGRYAELFQLQAAGYR; encoded by the coding sequence ATGTCTTGGATATCATCTGTTTTAACTAAAATTTCCGCTAAAGCGCCCCGTCGTGAAGACAAGCCGGCACTTACGGTGCGCGAACGATTTTCGGCCCTTAAAAACCTGCCGGAGTTTTTGCGCCTGATCTGGCAGACCAGCCCTACTCTGACTTTAAGTAACGTCGGTTTGCGCCTGCTTCGGGCCGCGTTGCCGGTGGCCATGCTGTATATCGGCCAGCTTATTCTCGATACAGTCGTTCAACTCAGCCGACAGCCAGCTTCCACCCGCCTCCTAGCGCCCGTTCTCACCTTGGTAGCCTTGGAGTTTGGCCTAGCCATCCTTTCCGACGCTTTCGGCCGCGGTGTGGCCCTGCTCGATTCGCTGCTCGGCGACTTGTTTGCCAACCGTACGTCGGTGCGCCTGATGGAGCACGCCGCCGAGCTAGACCTCGACCAATTCGAGGATAGTGCATTCTACGATAAACTGGAGCGGGCCCGCCGCCAGACGGTGTCGCGCACCGTACTTATGGCCCAGGTGCTCAGCCAGGCGCAAGATGCCATTACCATGGCGTTTCTGGCTTTCGGATTAGTGGCTTTCAACCCCTGGCTGCTGCTGCTCTTGCTGGTAGCGGTTATTCCGGCCTTTTTGGGCGAGTCGCACTTCAATGAGCGCAGTTACTCGCTGATCCACGGCTGGACTCCCGAGCGGCGCGAGCTAGACTACCTGCGCCAAACCGGCGCCTCCGACGAGACGGCCAAGGAAGTGAAGATATTCGGTCTTTCGGAGTTTCTAATCGAACGGTTTAAGTTGCTCTCCGACGAATTCTATCACAAAAACAAAGACCTCGTGGTCCGGCGAGCCAGCTGGGGTACATTCTTCGCGGCAGTAGGCGCAGCCGGCTACTATGCGGCCTATGTGTACATCATCAGCCAAGCGGTGCGCGGGCAGATTTCCATTGGTCAGCTGACTTTTTTAGCGGGCTCGTTTGGGCGAATGCGGGGTTTGCTGGAAGGCATTCTGAGCCGCTTCAGCAGCGTCGCCGACGGGGCACTGTACTTGCAAGATTTTTTCGATTTCTTCCATCTCAAGCCCCGTATTATCCGGCCCGATGCCACGCAGTTCGTTCGGCCATTTCCGCGGCCAATCCAGGAAGGCTTCGTGTTCGAGAATGTAGGGTTTAAGTACCGCAACGCCGAGAAGTGGGCGCTACGCGACCTGAACTTTCAGCTAAGAGCCGGCGAAAAGCTGGCGCTGGTAGGCGAAAACGGCGCCGGCAAAACCACGCTCGTAAAGTTGCTTTCGCGCCTCTATGACCCCACTGAGGGCCGCATCCTGCTCGATGGCTACGACCTGCGCGAGTACGACCCTGCCGAGTTGCGGCAGGAAATAGGCGTGATTTTTCAAGACTTTGTGCGCTTCCAACTGCCTGCCGGCCAAAATTTAGCCGTCGGGCGTATCGAAGAGAAAGAAAACCGCCCCCGCATCGAGCAAGCCGCCGCCCAGAGTCTGGCTGACTCCGTTATTGCCAAGCTGCCCCAAGGCTACGACCAAATGATTGGCCGCCGCTTCAACGGTGGGGTAGACCTAAGCGGCGGTGAATGGCAGAAGATTGCACTGGGCCGCGCCTACATGCGTGACGCCCAGCTTCTCATCCTCGACGAACCTACCGCTGCCCTCGATGCCCGCGCCGAATACGAGGTGTTCCAGCGTTTCAACGACCTGACTCGGGGCAAAACCGCCGTGCTTATTTCGCACCGTTTCAGCACCGTCCGCATGGCTGACCGAATTCTGGTAATCGAGCACGGCAAATCCGTCGAGATTGGGAGCCACGAGGAATTGCTGGCTCGCGGTGGGCGCTATGCTGAGCTGTTTCAGCTGCAAGCGGCCGGCTATCGGTAG
- a CDS encoding GNAT family N-acetyltransferase: MHPGFRGQGIARELMSRQHAWCQQQGYHRIRTQTYNRWRAMLLLNLHAGFDIVGTVQGSRGLVLVLEKELAA, from the coding sequence GTGCACCCTGGTTTCCGGGGACAGGGTATTGCTCGCGAGTTAATGAGCCGCCAGCATGCATGGTGCCAGCAACAAGGCTACCACCGCATCCGGACGCAGACCTACAACCGCTGGCGCGCCATGCTGCTCCTGAATCTGCACGCCGGCTTCGATATTGTGGGTACGGTGCAGGGTTCCCGTGGCTTAGTGCTGGTTCTCGAAAAAGAACTGGCGGCGTAG
- a CDS encoding DUF4136 domain-containing protein, translated as MKLFSTLLVGSSLALALSGCFAAREARVESDYSYAGAFRRYRTYEFVTGEGLAADTSKMGEVLRDAIRTRMKVQGYRPSKRRPDLLVNFRVYEGDMRFRGYAQEDISRWVNEEKIEDDETPAEQRTGYQPVRMLLAEGTLLITLIDNKTNRAVWNGYASGVTVPNGVQGEVVLRRSVRSIFDQYRVFTAGYLDGGNRVSEE; from the coding sequence ATGAAATTGTTTTCTACTCTTTTGGTGGGCTCAAGCCTAGCCCTGGCCTTATCTGGTTGCTTCGCCGCCCGCGAAGCCCGCGTCGAATCCGATTACAGCTACGCCGGCGCCTTCCGTCGCTACCGCACCTATGAGTTCGTGACTGGCGAAGGGCTGGCCGCTGATACCAGTAAAATGGGGGAGGTTCTCCGCGACGCCATCCGAACCCGTATGAAAGTGCAAGGCTACCGGCCAAGCAAGCGCCGCCCCGATTTGCTGGTAAACTTTCGGGTTTATGAAGGCGATATGCGCTTCCGTGGCTACGCGCAGGAAGACATTTCCCGGTGGGTGAACGAAGAAAAAATAGAGGACGATGAAACGCCTGCCGAGCAGCGTACTGGCTACCAGCCCGTGCGGATGTTACTGGCCGAAGGAACCTTGCTCATCACCTTAATCGACAACAAAACCAATCGTGCCGTTTGGAATGGCTATGCTTCGGGGGTGACTGTGCCGAATGGTGTGCAAGGCGAAGTGGTATTGCGCCGTTCGGTCCGCTCTATCTTCGACCAGTATCGGGTGTTTACGGCCGGCTATCTTGATGGCGGCAACCGAGTATCCGAAGAATAG
- a CDS encoding glycosyltransferase family protein yields the protein MNILYGVPGEGMGHATRSKVIIQHLIGAGHEVYVVSSSRAYQLLARTFPGRVHEIRGFHLAYRSLTVSKLRTAALTLRTAPDNLLVNFRKYREMLHGMEFDVVVSDFESFSYLFAKWKGLPVVSIDNMQIISRARLDVAVPAAERDNLELARQIVRAKLPRSHHYFVATFFPLPVIKPNTTLVPPIIRPEILTAQPTKGEHVLVYQSATTQSNLVPLLQGLPNQEFRVYGFNKEESHSNVQLKAFSEQGFIDDLASTRAVITNGGFSLISEAVYLHKPICAIPIPAQFEQFLNAAEVEKLGYGRHFESLTADNVKAFLYDITGFEAALSSYSQEGNKELFQQVDEILAGLSKT from the coding sequence ATGAATATTCTATACGGAGTGCCAGGCGAGGGCATGGGGCACGCAACGCGCAGCAAAGTGATTATTCAGCACCTGATCGGCGCTGGCCATGAGGTGTACGTGGTAAGCAGCTCGCGGGCCTATCAGTTGCTGGCGCGTACGTTTCCAGGACGGGTGCACGAGATACGCGGGTTTCACTTGGCCTACAGAAGCCTCACCGTATCGAAGCTGCGCACGGCGGCCCTGACCCTGCGCACGGCTCCGGACAATCTGCTCGTCAACTTCCGCAAGTACCGGGAAATGCTGCACGGGATGGAATTCGACGTGGTGGTATCCGATTTCGAGTCGTTTAGCTACTTGTTTGCGAAGTGGAAAGGCTTGCCCGTGGTCAGCATCGACAATATGCAGATCATCAGCCGGGCGCGGCTGGATGTGGCCGTGCCTGCCGCCGAGCGCGACAACCTGGAACTGGCACGTCAGATAGTGCGGGCGAAGCTGCCCCGTAGTCACCATTATTTCGTGGCTACCTTTTTCCCGTTGCCCGTCATTAAGCCCAATACCACGCTGGTGCCGCCCATTATCCGACCCGAAATTTTAACCGCGCAGCCCACGAAAGGGGAGCATGTGTTGGTATATCAATCGGCTACCACGCAAAGCAATTTGGTCCCGTTGCTGCAAGGGCTACCCAATCAGGAATTCCGGGTGTATGGCTTCAACAAAGAAGAAAGCCACAGCAACGTGCAGCTAAAGGCCTTCAGTGAGCAAGGCTTTATCGACGATTTGGCCAGTACCCGCGCTGTGATAACCAATGGGGGATTTTCCTTGATCAGTGAGGCCGTTTACTTGCACAAGCCCATCTGCGCCATTCCGATTCCCGCTCAGTTCGAACAGTTTCTCAACGCCGCTGAGGTAGAGAAGCTCGGCTACGGCCGCCACTTCGAAAGTCTGACAGCCGACAACGTCAAGGCGTTTCTGTATGATATAACTGGTTTTGAAGCAGCGCTGTCAAGCTACAGTCAGGAGGGCAACAAAGAGCTGTTTCAACAGGTAGACGAGATATTGGCTGGCCTTTCCAAGACGTAG
- a CDS encoding carboxylesterase/lipase family protein — MKTLLIVSFLALQLAPVAMAQTTKSAAAATANRVQTANGPLEGTTAASGIRMFKGVPFAAPPVGDLRWKAPQPAKNWTEVRQAKEFGPRAMQLPLFGDMNFRSNGVSEDCLYLNVWTPAKTGKERLPVLVYFYGGGFVAGDGSEPRYDGEAMARRGIVAVTVNYRLGIFGFMAHPELTKESPQHASGNYGLLDQSAALRWVQQNIAAFGGDPKKVTIGGESAGSYSVSAQMASPLSKGLIAGAIGESGSLLSLQPPTPLAQAEQNGVAFATALGANSLAALRALPATQLLEASGKPGTARFSAIVDGYFFPSSPTEIFTAGQQAHVPLLVGWNSQEMNAGAILGKEKPTPETFAQAVQKLYGDRANDVLKVYAATTEAEAEQAATDLASDRFIAYGTWKWGELHGKTGGKPVYRYLYARPRPAMTPEMGNATAGLAGGVVKPADPNAPKAPPARGAVHSAEIEYALGNLATNKVYAWTPDDYKVSETMQKYFANFIKTGNPNGTGLPQWPAANGSNGVQVMHLDVTTRAEPEQNRARYLLLEQIPSK; from the coding sequence ATGAAAACACTGCTTATTGTATCGTTTCTGGCCCTACAGCTCGCGCCAGTAGCCATGGCGCAAACCACCAAATCTGCTGCTGCCGCCACTGCCAACCGTGTGCAAACCGCCAATGGTCCACTAGAGGGCACCACGGCAGCCAGCGGCATCCGCATGTTCAAGGGGGTCCCCTTCGCGGCTCCGCCCGTTGGAGACTTGCGGTGGAAGGCGCCACAGCCAGCGAAGAACTGGACCGAAGTGCGCCAAGCCAAGGAATTCGGCCCGCGGGCTATGCAGCTGCCTTTGTTCGGCGATATGAACTTTCGCTCTAACGGCGTGAGCGAAGATTGCCTTTATTTGAACGTATGGACACCCGCCAAAACCGGCAAGGAGCGCCTGCCGGTGCTGGTGTATTTCTACGGCGGCGGCTTTGTGGCCGGCGACGGTTCCGAGCCCCGCTACGATGGCGAGGCCATGGCGCGTCGTGGCATCGTGGCCGTGACGGTAAACTATCGGCTTGGCATTTTCGGCTTCATGGCCCACCCCGAGCTAACCAAGGAGTCGCCTCAGCACGCCTCCGGCAACTACGGCTTGCTCGACCAAAGCGCCGCCCTACGGTGGGTGCAGCAGAATATTGCGGCTTTCGGCGGCGACCCCAAAAAGGTCACCATCGGGGGCGAATCGGCGGGTTCTTATTCGGTTAGCGCCCAGATGGCTTCTCCCCTTTCGAAGGGGCTGATTGCCGGAGCTATCGGCGAGAGTGGCTCGCTGCTTTCCTTGCAGCCTCCTACGCCTTTGGCGCAGGCCGAGCAAAACGGCGTCGCCTTCGCCACAGCACTAGGCGCCAACTCGCTGGCGGCGCTCCGAGCACTGCCCGCCACACAGTTGCTGGAAGCTAGCGGCAAGCCTGGCACCGCACGCTTCTCCGCTATCGTTGATGGCTACTTCTTCCCTTCTTCTCCCACCGAAATCTTCACTGCAGGCCAGCAGGCGCACGTGCCGTTGTTGGTCGGTTGGAATTCGCAGGAAATGAATGCTGGTGCCATACTTGGCAAAGAAAAGCCAACGCCCGAAACATTCGCGCAGGCCGTCCAGAAGCTCTACGGTGACCGTGCCAACGACGTGCTGAAAGTCTACGCGGCTACCACCGAGGCCGAAGCCGAGCAAGCCGCCACCGACCTAGCCAGTGACCGGTTTATAGCCTACGGCACCTGGAAATGGGGCGAATTGCACGGCAAAACCGGTGGCAAACCTGTCTACCGCTACCTCTATGCCCGTCCGCGCCCGGCCATGACGCCCGAAATGGGCAACGCCACGGCCGGCCTAGCCGGGGGCGTGGTGAAGCCAGCTGACCCCAACGCGCCGAAAGCTCCCCCGGCCCGTGGCGCTGTGCACTCCGCAGAAATCGAGTACGCCTTGGGCAACCTGGCTACCAACAAAGTGTACGCCTGGACGCCAGATGACTACAAAGTATCGGAAACCATGCAGAAGTATTTCGCCAACTTCATCAAGACTGGCAACCCCAACGGCACCGGCCTACCCCAATGGCCCGCGGCAAATGGCAGCAATGGCGTCCAAGTGATGCACCTCGACGTGACAACCCGCGCCGAACCCGAACAAAACCGAGCACGCTACCTGCTGCTCGAACAAATTCCTTCCAAATAG
- a CDS encoding RagB/SusD family nutrient uptake outer membrane protein — MVDSYEATDTRLAATIFKPGDKYPDGQIQPASLVGDPLGFNVRKFFVGTVNVSNWDSPLNVPVLRLSEMYLILAEAVGPTQEGLEAINKVRRRAYGLPINTPSAKDLTAGTANFTDAVLAERRRELAFENDRWYDLKRTNKLIPTLKAQGKAIQPFHVLLPIPQSEINVNPNLTQNPGY; from the coding sequence TTGGTTGATAGCTACGAAGCTACCGATACCCGCTTAGCCGCCACTATCTTCAAGCCCGGCGACAAATATCCGGATGGGCAAATTCAGCCTGCTTCGTTGGTAGGCGACCCGTTGGGCTTCAATGTGCGCAAGTTCTTTGTAGGCACAGTAAACGTCAGCAACTGGGATTCGCCGCTGAACGTGCCGGTGTTGCGCCTCTCAGAAATGTATTTGATTTTAGCTGAGGCTGTCGGGCCAACGCAGGAAGGCCTCGAAGCCATCAATAAAGTACGGCGCCGCGCCTATGGCCTGCCTATTAATACTCCCTCGGCGAAAGACCTGACGGCGGGCACAGCCAATTTCACCGATGCGGTTCTGGCGGAGCGCCGCCGAGAATTGGCATTTGAAAATGACCGGTGGTACGATTTGAAACGTACCAACAAATTGATTCCAACATTGAAGGCGCAAGGCAAAGCCATCCAGCCCTTTCACGTGCTGCTGCCCATTCCTCAGTCAGAAATCAACGTCAATCCAAACCTGACGCAGAATCCGGGATACTAG